TTCCCGTTGGCGTCGTCACACCCGCTTGCGATGGCGTCGAGATGAACGTCGTGGACGGCGTCGAAGGTGACGAGACGCCCATCGTCGAGTGCCGCTGGAACGTCGTTCGTGCCGACCACCTCGATACCCGCGTGAGAGACGTCACTCGCCCCTTGCTGACGGAGGTGGTCGGGAAGCCGAGGGGAGTGTACCGGACTGTCCGGGTCGTTTCCCGCCTCCGTGTCGGTGACGAGCACTCCCTCGGTGAGATGATACCCGCACGCCGTAACGCGACCGTTCGACGGGAACGCGGGTGCCACGGCCGCCGCGTCGGCGTCCATCGCGGCCATTGCTGCCTCGATTTCGGCGGCGAGGTTCCCGCGTAACGTGGAGTCCACCTTCTTGTAGACGGTGGCGGCGTCGATATCGGAGATGACGGTTGCGACGCGGGAAGCGGCTTCGTTCGGGGCAACGTAGCGGGAGTCGGTATCCACGACGAGAACCGCGGCGTCGGGCGATTCGAAATCGGGGTCCAGTCGGACGACCGTCTCGAACCCGCGGGCCGCGAAGCCGTGGCCGGTATCGGTCGCTCCCGTGAGGTCGTCGGCGACGACCAGCGTTCGGTCAGTCATCGAACCCGAAGGCGAAGTCGCCGTCGTCATCGAACGCGAGGGGGCGCAGGTCACCCACTCTCGTGTCGTCTCGCTCCCGGAGTTCATCCGCGACGGGTTCGGAGACGTAGAGTTCGTCCGGCTCCAGCGTGTTCCGGATGTAGCCGATACGCAGGTCTTTCGGGTCGCGGACGCCCGTCATCGAGTACGCCAGCAGGAGCGTCGTTCGATCGCTCGGCGAGACGATGGGGATGTGTGCCCGCGACGGTTCGCCGCTCGTCACCGTGTTCAGGTAGGTATCCACGAGGTCCAATCGCTCGACGAGGTCTTCGTAAACGAAGTCAGCAAGGCCCACCCCGAGACCGTTACCGTGCGAAGCGGCGGTGATCGTTCGGACGTAGATGCGCCGAATTTCCGGTGAGTCGGGTTCGTGCTCGTCGAGGAACTGATACCGCCCGAGGACGTTCGTGTCCATTCCGGTTCCAGAAACCTCCTTTCCCATCTCGTCCACGATGAGGAGGTCGAGTCGATCGACCGGAAGCCCCGGAAAGAGCTCCTTCGAGCGCTCCAGCAGTTCGGGTTCCCGGTCGGGAATGTCCCCGACGGGAACGCCCTCGATGTGTGCCGCTCGGTCGCGTGCGTTCTCGACGAGGGCGATGCCGCCGACCACTGGCGCGTGTTCGAAAATTAGGGCGGCGCGCTCCGCGACGACGGTTCCGAGACCGCGCGTGATGGCGGCGTTATGCATCTCCTCCGCACCCCGTTGCTTTCCGAGGCCGACGACGCACATCTTGGTCACCCCCGATTCCACCTCCGCGTGGAAGTCGGTGTGGAGTTTCACGCGATTTGTGAGGAGGACGGCGTCCGCGTCGAGCGCGACCGTCGAAACGGGGACGGGACGACCGGTTTCGTCCTCGGCGACCGATTCCACCGTCATCGCGTCGCGTATCTCGCAACCGAGGCGTTCCTCGGTGACGCCGTACTCCGCGAGAACTGACCGTTGACCCTCAGGGGTTCCACCGCCGTGACTTCCCATCGCCGGCATCACGAACGGCTGGTAGCCTCGATCCGCGAGTTCGGCGACCGCCGCCTCGACGAGTTCGGGCATGTCGTGGATACCACGGCTCCCGACAGTGATTGCGACCTCGGCTCCCGGGTCGAGATCGGAGAGTGCCGGGATGTCGTCCACCGCCGCGCGCGTCGCGGAGGCCACGTCGTCGATCTGGGGCGGGTCGCGTTCTCGCGTGGCATACGCGACCCGTGGGAGGTCCTCGATTTCGACGTCGTTGACGTTCTCGAATTCCGTCGGGCGTGGAACGTCAAGCGTAACCATGCGTTCAGTTCTCGACAAATAGACTTAGTTCTGTCCGTGGGGAACAAAACTCCACGTCCGGTGGGCGTTCGTACCGCGTGCGAATGGAACACGGAACGAAGCTTCGATACGTAAACGAATCCCGCGGAGCGGACTGCTGCCGTGTCGCGACAGGAACGCGAAGGCTCGGACCGCGCGCCACCAGTATCCTGGAAATTGAGGGAGGTACAGGGAATACGCTGCGGTGAACGAATATCGAGTGAGCACAGTGAGAGTCTCTTCGTGCTTGAACGACGGAATGGCATCGGTCGCGGCGGAGTTCCCCGGCCACATGACTTTCTTAACTTCGAACGGATACTTCACGTGATGGCCGACTCGTCAAGTGGCCTCAAGACTACGGAGGGGTCGTCCACATCGAACCAGTCTTCGGACGCTAGCGCCGTGTATACGCCGCCGAAACTCATGAACAGCCTCCGCGCTCCACTGACCAGAACACGCGAGTGGCTCTTTCTCGTCGAGAATCGGATGCTGATCGCGGTCGGCTTCCTCGCCGTGGTCTTCTTCATCCTCCTTGCCATCGAATTGCTAACCAGCTTCGACAAGGAGACGTTGCAGCCGTTGTTTTACATCTTCGGAGCGCTGATCGGCGGTAATTTCACGCTCATCACGATCGTGATCTCGATCAACCAACTCGTCATCTCACAGCAGCTCGGCGCACCGGGTGATCTCCGCCGACAGATAGAGGAGACGAACAAATATCGGGAAGCGGTGGAAGAGGAGGTCGATCGTGACGTCGCGCCGGTTACACCCACGGACTTCCTGCAACTCCTGCTCGACCAGACCAAGGCCCAACTCGACACGGTAAGCGATGAGTTGGATGACGTCTCCGATACCGAAGCACGTGACGACCTCGAACAACTCGTTTCACGTCTACGGACGCATATCGAACACGTCGAAACCCTCCTGAGCCGGGCCGAAGTCGGGTTGTTCGAAGCCCTGTCGGTCACGCTTCAAACCAACTACTCACAGGAGATATTCGAGATACGGACGCTCATGGACGATCATTCCGACCAGTATTCGGACAGGGTGGGGGACGCGCTGAACGACCTGGTGGTTCGACTCGAACAGATCGACGTGGCTCGTCAGTATCTCAAAACCCTGTACATCCAGGACGAGTTGGCGAAGATTTCGCGCGTCCTACTCTACACCGGTATCCCCGCGGTGGTGGTCGCCATCATCATGATGCATCAGTTCGCCGCGTCCAACCAGGCAGTCCTGACGCCGACGGTATTGTCGGCCCTCGTACCGGTGGCGCTGACCATCGGTATCGCCCCACTGAGCGTTCTCTTCGCGTTCGTGTTACGGGTCTCGATGGTCTCACAGCGGACCGTCGCCATCACGCCCTTCACCACGCCGAGCCAGGAGGAGAGCATCAGTCCTGATTCGTTAGTCGAGGATACGTCGGACTCGGATCCCTCAAGCGACGGGCAATAAAATTCGATTTACAGCGTTCACGTCGCGACCACGCGGGGTCAGTCGCTGACCTGCTCCGCCACGGGTGCGCTCTCGTTCGCACCGAAGAACGTCGCCGCCCCGCCGTACAGTTCGATGTCCGCGCCCAAACTCGTGAGCTGGACGACCGGCGGGTCGGCGAGGACGTACTCGTCCAAGTGGCGGTGGATCCCATCCAAGATCCGGTCGGGGTTTTTGAGCGCGACGACCCGCCGAGCGTGATGATCCCGGGGTTGAACATGTTCGCGATCGCACCGATACCGGCGGCGTTGTACCGCGCCACGCGGTCGAGGACGTCCCCTGCGAACTCGTCACCGTCGTCGGCCGCCGCGAACACGTCGGGGGCGGAAACCTCGTCCATCGAGCGAAGCATCGAGGATCGATCGTCCGTCGCCAGGAGGTGACGAGCGAACTGCGGAATTCCTCGACCCGAGCAGTAGGCCTCCCACGCACCCCGAACGCCGGTGCTCGACAAGTCGCCATCCGCGACGATGGGGACGAGTCCGACTTCCGCAGCGTAGCCCTCTTCACCCCGAACAGGCGTGCCGTCGATGACGACGCCCGCACCGATTCCCGTTCCGAACGTGACGTGGACGACGGTATCGGATCGGAACCCCGATCCGAAGGTGTCCTCCCCGATTGCGGCCGCCGTGCAGTCGTTTTCGACGGCCGTCGGAAGACCGAAGGCGTCCTTCATCGCGGCGGCGACCGGAATGTCGTGAATCGTCTCGCCGTCCGCCGTATCGAACTCGTCGATGACGCCCCGCTCGGCGTCGACGAGTCCGGTCGTCGAAACGGAGACGTGCCGGATCGTTCCGGGCGATTGCGTGCGGAGACGGTCGACGATATCGACGAGTTGCGCCGTCAATCGCATCGGGTCCGTCGGTTCGGTCTCGACCGTTACGGGCCCCTCACGCGTGGCGGGTCCGTACCGAATCCGCGTGCTCCCGATATCGATGACTGCGACGGAGGATGTAACGCTCACGGAACGGGCTTCGCTAGGTATTCATATTATTATGCCCCCCATAACTGTCTTTTTGAATACCTGAAGGTCATTTTACCATACGTTCGTAACTATCCGTCGAGGTTACTGTATCCCTGAAACGCCCCTCCGTATTTCGTCGCGTATCCACGGAGAAAGCCGTGAGATTCGATCCACTCGGGGAAGGAGGGACGTTACAGGCACCGATTGACTATTGAGCAAAGCGACCTTTCGAATGGGACCGCTGACTTCGACCGTCTTACTGTCGGCTTGTTGATTGATTCGTTTGGATGCGCGCATCCGGAAAGTCAGAGTACGAAAGCAGGCGACGCCGGTCCGGACTGCAACTGACAGGGTTCAAAATTCTTCGCGCGTCACGTTGCTCCCGCTCACGAAGTTGTTCGCGGAAGCAAGTGGGCGCTGCAGGATTGTGAACCACGGTCGTTTCGCTTCACTCCACTCCCTGATTCGAATCCTTCGCGTGACATCATTCGCTCGTCACGTTCGTTCCTCGCAGAATGATGGGCGCTGCAGGATTTGAACCCGCGGCAACTTGGTCCGAAGCCAAGCACTCTGTCCAGACTGAGCTAAGCGCCCGCACTCAATCGTACTGCCCCCTACTTTTTAAACGTCGTGGTTTCGTCTCGTGGAAATCACATTCCGACCATTTATACCGCGTCGCCCGAGTACGTCGCCGTATGAGTACAGACGGACGTGCGAAGGGACTGTTCGAACTCACACGTCCGGGCAACACGTTCGCCGCGGGAATGCTCACGTTCATCGGGGCGTTCGTGGCGGGCGGCGTGTTCACCGATTCACAGCCGGTGCAGGTGGTCGCGGCCGTGGTAGCGACGTGGTTGGCGACCGGCGCGGGCAACGCCATCAACGACTACTTCGACCGGGATATCGACCGCATCAACGCGCCGGACCGACCGATTCCACGGGGGGCGGTGTCCCCGAAAGGAACGCTGCTCTTCAGCATCGTCCTGTTCGTCGGGGCCGTCGCCGCGGCGCTCTTGCTCCCGGTGTTCGCCATCGCAATCGCGGCGCTGAACCTCGTCGCGCTCGTCGCGTACACGAAACTGTTCAAGGGGTTGCCGGGCGTCGGAAACGCGGTCGTCGCCTATCTCGGCGGCAGCACGTTTCTCTTCGGGAGTGCCGCAGTCGCGGCCGACGCCGGGAGCACCGCGATTCCGGTGGACGGAATCCGAACCGCGGCCATCCTCTTCCTGCTCGCCGCGCTCTCGACGTTCACGCGCGAGATCATCAAAGACGTGGAGGACATGGACGGCGACCGCGAAGAGGGGTTGAACACGCTTCCGCTGGCCATCGGCGCGCGACCCGCGACGATTTTCGGAACGGTATTGCTCGTCGTCGCCGTGCTCGCCAGTCCACTCCCGTACCTGTGGGGGGTGTTCGGACTTCCGTATCTCGCCGTCGTCGTCCCGGCCGACGCGGTCATGCTCTATGCGGCCGCCGAAAGCTTCGGAGATCCGACAGCAGGACAAAATCACTTGAAGTACGGGATGTTTCTCGCCGCGGTTGCGTTCGTCGTCGGTCGAATCGCCGTTCTCTTTTGAGCGTTCCTACCGTTTCAGATAGCAATCAAAAAGAATATAAGTAGAACCCAATATATTAATTCCAGATGAAACCGGGGGAGAAAACCGGCACCCGTTTGCCTCCTCTGCCGTTCGCTGTCAGTCCAATGGGTGTGACCCTGTACACTGAGGAACCATCATGTACAATTTAGGAGAGACGTTCTCGGGAATGGAGGTTAGCCCGGGGACGAACCTGCTCGTTGCTGGTCCACCGATGACCGGAAAGCGGCGTCTCACGTTCGATGTGCTCGCACATGGAGATGACAGTGGCACGATCATCGTGACGACGAAGAGCACCGGCAAGCAGGTGTTGTCGGAATACGAATCGCGTCGCACCGACGGTGATTCTCCGATCGGTATCGTAGACTGCGTCTCGAAGCAGCAAGGAATGAATCCGGGGCGCGTAGATGGTATCGAGTTCGCATCTTCCCCCGTGGACATGACGGGCATCGGAATCAAACTCTCGGAGTTCCTCCAGCGGTTTTACGATTCGGGCGTCCGGTCGAACCGAATCGCGTTCGACTCGCTTTCGACGCTGCTGATGTACTCGAATCTGCAGACTGTCTTTCGATTTTTGCACGTCTTTACCGGCCGCGTACAGAGTGCGGAAGCGCTCGGACTGTTCGTCATCGACTCGTCGGCACACGACGCGAAGACGATGAGCACGCTTCGGCAACTGTTCGACGGCGAGATCGAGATCCGTGAAGCGGACGGGAACGAATCGGAAGTCCGAATGAAAGGCATCGGTCCGACGACCGACTGGCAGCGACTATAGAAGAGCGAATCCTTTTGCGCGCCCGTCACGTCAGTTCCCCCATGCCAATCGAACGAGATGACGAACTCCGAGACGTCCTCGAACTCGACACCGTTGCGGTGGTCGGTTGTTCCTCGACGCCCGGCAAGGACGCCCACGAGATACCGAAATACCTCCGAAATCACGGGTACGACGTGATCCCCGTCAACCCGTTCGCGGACGAGATTTTCGGCCGTGAAGCGGCAGACTCGCTCGCCGACGTGGACGAGGAAATCGACATCGTGGACGTGTTCCGACCGAGCGAAGAGGTACCGGACATCG
The genomic region above belongs to Haladaptatus sp. R4 and contains:
- a CDS encoding ROK family protein, producing the protein MSVTSSVAVIDIGSTRIRYGPATREGPVTVETEPTDPMRLTAQLVDIVDRLRTQSPGTIRHVSVSTTGLVDAERGVIDEFDTADGETIHDIPVAAAMKDAFGLPTAVENDCTAAAIGEDTFGSGFRSDTVVHVTFGTGIGAGVVIDGTPVRGEEGYAAEVGLVPIVADGDLSSTGVRGAWEAYCSGRGIPQFARHLLATDDRSSMLRSMDEVSAPDVFAAADDGDEFAGDVLDRVARYNAAGIGAIANMFNPGIITLGGSSRSKTPTGSWMGSTATWTSTSSPTRRSSSSRVWARTSNCTAGRRRSSVRTRAHPWRSRSATDPAWSRRERCKSNFIARRLRDPSPTYPRLTNQD
- a CDS encoding lactate racemase domain-containing protein, which translates into the protein MVTLDVPRPTEFENVNDVEIEDLPRVAYATRERDPPQIDDVASATRAAVDDIPALSDLDPGAEVAITVGSRGIHDMPELVEAAVAELADRGYQPFVMPAMGSHGGGTPEGQRSVLAEYGVTEERLGCEIRDAMTVESVAEDETGRPVPVSTVALDADAVLLTNRVKLHTDFHAEVESGVTKMCVVGLGKQRGAEEMHNAAITRGLGTVVAERAALIFEHAPVVGGIALVENARDRAAHIEGVPVGDIPDREPELLERSKELFPGLPVDRLDLLIVDEMGKEVSGTGMDTNVLGRYQFLDEHEPDSPEIRRIYVRTITAASHGNGLGVGLADFVYEDLVERLDLVDTYLNTVTSGEPSRAHIPIVSPSDRTTLLLAYSMTGVRDPKDLRIGYIRNTLEPDELYVSEPVADELRERDDTRVGDLRPLAFDDDGDFAFGFDD
- a CDS encoding CoA-binding protein, encoding MPIERDDELRDVLELDTVAVVGCSSTPGKDAHEIPKYLRNHGYDVIPVNPFADEIFGREAADSLADVDEEIDIVDVFRPSEEVPDIVDAVLERDDVDTVWLQLGIRDDEAAKRAEDAGKRVVQDRCMKVEHGRLIG
- a CDS encoding recombinase RecA — translated: MYNLGETFSGMEVSPGTNLLVAGPPMTGKRRLTFDVLAHGDDSGTIIVTTKSTGKQVLSEYESRRTDGDSPIGIVDCVSKQQGMNPGRVDGIEFASSPVDMTGIGIKLSEFLQRFYDSGVRSNRIAFDSLSTLLMYSNLQTVFRFLHVFTGRVQSAEALGLFVIDSSAHDAKTMSTLRQLFDGEIEIREADGNESEVRMKGIGPTTDWQRL
- a CDS encoding geranylgeranylglycerol-phosphate geranylgeranyltransferase, producing the protein MSTDGRAKGLFELTRPGNTFAAGMLTFIGAFVAGGVFTDSQPVQVVAAVVATWLATGAGNAINDYFDRDIDRINAPDRPIPRGAVSPKGTLLFSIVLFVGAVAAALLLPVFAIAIAALNLVALVAYTKLFKGLPGVGNAVVAYLGGSTFLFGSAAVAADAGSTAIPVDGIRTAAILFLLAALSTFTREIIKDVEDMDGDREEGLNTLPLAIGARPATIFGTVLLVVAVLASPLPYLWGVFGLPYLAVVVPADAVMLYAAAESFGDPTAGQNHLKYGMFLAAVAFVVGRIAVLF